The window ATGCCTCAGGTATGCCGGGCACGAGAGAATCCTCGCCCCCGTCGCCTAGCGGCTGCACCACTCTCACCAGCCTCACGGCTTTTGGAAAGCGTTTAAAGAGAATAAAAAAAGGCCTGTCCTTGCGGACAGGCCTTTTAATTTTTTTTTGGCTGATTCGACTAGTACATGCGGTTGGCTTCTACGTAGTCGACCACGAACTGTTCGGCTTCCTCGAGAGTGGAAACTTCGTCGCGGATCTGGGCCTTGAGCAGCTCGTCGCGGATCTTGCCGATGGCAGGACCGGGCTTGAGCTTGGCGAGGACCATGATGCGGTTACCATCGAGGAAGGGTTCGATCTCGTCTTCCGGGATGTCAGCGCGCTCGGCCATCTTGAGGTTGTGGTTGAACTCACGCCAGGAGCCTTCGCGGGCCTTGATGTCCGCTTTGACCATCTCCATGATGCGCGGGTACTCGTCGAGGGAACGCAGACGGCGGATACCCTTGTCGGTGAGCATGAAGTGCGGACGCATGTGGTTCTGCACCAGATCGCACACCAGATCGATATCGGACTCCTCGAAGCGCAGGCGCTTGAGGATGCGACGGGCGGCCTTGGCACCAACGCGGTGGTGCTGCAGGAAGTTCCACTTCTCGTCGTAGAATTCAGCGGTGTAGAGCTTGCCCACATCGTGGAACAGACACGCCACGGTGCCCTTCCAGTCGTAAGGAAGTTCTTCCGGGTAGGCCCGCATCACGTCGAGGGTGTGCTCCAGCACAGTCTCTTCCTCGCCGGATTCCGGATTCTTGATCTGCTTCACGCGGGACAGGGCCGCGATCTCGGGGATCAGGCCGTGCAGCAGCATGGAGTCGAAGAGCAGACCGAAGAAACGGTACATGGCCTCGGCTTCCACCTTGTGCCACTCATCCAGGAACTCGGCCATGGGCACGAACTCCAGCACCTGGGGTGCATTACGGACAATGGCGGCCCAGGAATTGGCCTCGATTTCCTTGTCAAAGTTGGCGGCAAAACGCAGGCAGCGATAAGCGAGGGTGTAATCCTTCTTCAGTGCCTGGTCCGGATCGCCCTTGAAGCGAATCTTGCCTTCGGCGAAGTCCGCGAAGTCTGCGTAGGCGTCTTTGGCCTTGGGAATGAAGGGGCAGACAGAGGAAAGCGGAATATCACCACGCAGCTCAAGACGCTTGAGCAGGCGAGGCGTCATGGTGGACACGGCCTCGGTAACGTACGAAGCGTCGTCAACGTCGGCAGCGTAGAAGTAATATGTCACACCACCCTCAAGCAGGGTGCCGATGATTCCCTTGTCCTTGGATGCTTCCAGGTTGGGGAAGTATTTCTGCAGCTCATCCAGTCCGGCGTCGGTGCAGATATCGAGTTCCTTTTCGTTGCCCGATTCGTCCAGGGTCAGAGCCTGGAGACGAACATTGACCACGTAGGCGTCAAAACCGTTACGCATGATGGTTTTACAGAAACCAACTGCGTCTTTAAAAGGCTGACTCATGTCTCTCCTTGATTTGGTCGTCCTAGCCCCGTCTACAACAACGGCTCTGAACAACCTCCATTAATTCTATTTTTCACGGCCCAAGGCCGTTTCAGACCTAACAATGCTCGGTCTTATACAATTTTTTTGCCCTGAATGAAATGGGTTTTTACCCGACCTTTCAGGGTGGTTCCGAGCAAAGGCGTGTTCTTGCCCTTTGAATGTAAGGCCTGAGGCTCGACTGTCCACTCCTCTGCCTCATCAAAAAGGAAGAAATCAGCAGGATCGCCGGGCTGGAAAGTGTTCACGGGCAGCTTGAATATTTCACACGGAGCCGTGGTCCAGGCGCGGGTGAAGGCTTCCTTCTTGAGCTTGCCGTCCTTGACCAGCTGCCACGTAACGGACAGGGCCGTATCCAGCCCGGTGATGCCGCACGGGGCCACATCAAACTCGGTCTCCTTCTCATGGGCTGCATGAGGCGCATGGTCGGTGGCGAGGCAGTCGATGGTACCGTCGTTCAGCCCTTCCAGCATGGCATTCTGGTCGTCGAGCGTACGCAGCGGCGGGTTCACCTTGGCATTGGTGTCGTATTCAGTGGCCTCATTTTCGAGGTAATCCTCGGTCAGCACCAGATAGTGCGGTGCGGTCTCGGCTGTGACCTTCACGCCGCGCTCCTTGGCGAAACGGATCAGGTCCAGAGACTTGCGGCAAGAGATGTGCGCGAGGTGGATGGGCAGCTCGAGGTACTCAGCCAGCAGCACATCACGCGCCACCTGCAGGGCCTCGGCCATATCCGGCTGGGCAGGCAATCCGAGGCGGCTGGAAACAACGCCTTCGTTCACGCCAGCGGCCACGCCCATATAGGGGTCTTCGCAGTGATCGATGACCACCTTATCCCAGTCAGAGGCATATTCCATGGCACGACGGAACAGCTCCGTGGATTTGACCGGCACACCGTCATTGGAGAATGCCGCGCAACCTGCCTCGGCCAGCTCGGCCATGGGAGCCAGCTCTTCGCCTTTCAACCCTTTGGTCAGTGCGCCGATGGGGAACAGGCGGGGGCCTTTGGGCCAGAACTTACGGGCCTGCTCCAGCATCAGCTTGGTGACGGAGTCATCGTCATTCACCGGCTTGGTGTTGGCCATGCACAGGATATTGGAGAACCCGCCCCAGGCAGCAGCCCGCAGACCGGATTCCACATCTTCTTTGTATTCGAAGCCCGGTTCACGAAGGTGTACGTGCACGTCGGTCATGGACGCCATGACGGTCAGGCCAAAGGCCTCTTCCACTTTGGCGTCGCCAGCGTCGATGGTTTCAGCGGATTTCTTCACCTCGACGATTTTGCCTTTGGAAACGAAAATATCGACTTCTTTGCCGTCTAATTTGGCTCTACGAACTATCAAATCTATCTTAGCCATGCTGTCCTCCATGGTTAATTTCGGGGTTGCCTCCGGCGGCCCTGCCGGGGGCGTCTCCGACGGGTCAGGAACCTTTTGTAAAAGGTTCCCGACACCCTCCTAAACTTTTTGTCGCTCGCTTCGCTCGAAGCCCTGCGAACGTGGAAACTCTCTCATTTAAACAACCTTGCGGCGACAGCCGCAGACGGGATTCCAAAGGCCCTCGGCCTTTGGCCGGGTGCAGGGCGGGAAGCCCTGCTAGTCCATTCATCATCCCGCCGAAGGCGGTTTCATATTCTGCCTTCTACTCTTCGCCTTTGCGCGTCATGTACAGGAACAGCAGGGCCATTCTGGTTACTACGCCGCTGGACACCTGATCGAGCACCAGCGAATCGGCGCAGTCGGCCAGATCGGACGCGATTTCCACGCCGCGATTCATGGGCCCGGGATGCATGATCTTCACATCCGGGTTGGCGAGATCGATGTGACGCTGACCCAGACCGAAGGTACGGGAATACTCGCGCAAATCGGGCAGCAGACCGTCCTTCT of the Pseudodesulfovibrio sp. zrk46 genome contains:
- a CDS encoding dihydroorotase encodes the protein MAKIDLIVRRAKLDGKEVDIFVSKGKIVEVKKSAETIDAGDAKVEEAFGLTVMASMTDVHVHLREPGFEYKEDVESGLRAAAWGGFSNILCMANTKPVNDDDSVTKLMLEQARKFWPKGPRLFPIGALTKGLKGEELAPMAELAEAGCAAFSNDGVPVKSTELFRRAMEYASDWDKVVIDHCEDPYMGVAAGVNEGVVSSRLGLPAQPDMAEALQVARDVLLAEYLELPIHLAHISCRKSLDLIRFAKERGVKVTAETAPHYLVLTEDYLENEATEYDTNAKVNPPLRTLDDQNAMLEGLNDGTIDCLATDHAPHAAHEKETEFDVAPCGITGLDTALSVTWQLVKDGKLKKEAFTRAWTTAPCEIFKLPVNTFQPGDPADFFLFDEAEEWTVEPQALHSKGKNTPLLGTTLKGRVKTHFIQGKKIV
- a CDS encoding HD domain-containing protein; this encodes MSQPFKDAVGFCKTIMRNGFDAYVVNVRLQALTLDESGNEKELDICTDAGLDELQKYFPNLEASKDKGIIGTLLEGGVTYYFYAADVDDASYVTEAVSTMTPRLLKRLELRGDIPLSSVCPFIPKAKDAYADFADFAEGKIRFKGDPDQALKKDYTLAYRCLRFAANFDKEIEANSWAAIVRNAPQVLEFVPMAEFLDEWHKVEAEAMYRFFGLLFDSMLLHGLIPEIAALSRVKQIKNPESGEEETVLEHTLDVMRAYPEELPYDWKGTVACLFHDVGKLYTAEFYDEKWNFLQHHRVGAKAARRILKRLRFEESDIDLVCDLVQNHMRPHFMLTDKGIRRLRSLDEYPRIMEMVKADIKAREGSWREFNHNLKMAERADIPEDEIEPFLDGNRIMVLAKLKPGPAIGKIRDELLKAQIRDEVSTLEEAEQFVVDYVEANRMY